One region of Serinus canaria isolate serCan28SL12 chromosome 25, serCan2020, whole genome shotgun sequence genomic DNA includes:
- the TMDD1 gene encoding transmembrane and death domain protein 1, translating into MLARLGLVLLLLALGGRADDTVAATVGRHSMGRIAELLAGSECHQLQAELNSLEEELDSPELEEPGALSEEGKTARRRRGSRSARGCSEALRQWLVTAGEVTTWDRLVRALQHIGRSDIARELGKNLNQDRSLELRRNVEGYRRSVQHLSSVQLQPAGPRGRRAPLAGDLLFERRRPPRYSRGLLGWVRPLVLGVLGAFLSSVLLMGTVMYFCHWRRLLGT; encoded by the coding sequence ATGCTGGCACGCCTGGGCCTcgtcctgctcctgctggccctgggtgGCCGCGCCGATGACACGGTGGCCGCTACCGTAGGCCGGCACAGCATGGGTCGCATCGCCGAGCTGCTGGCCGGCTCCGAGTgccaccagctgcaggcagagctgaacaGCCTCGAGGAGGAGCTGGACAGCCCGGAGCTGGAGGAGCCGGGGGCTCTCTCCGAGGAGGGGAAGaccgcccgccgccgccggggcaGCCGCAGTGCCCGGGGATGCTCAGAAGCACTGCGGCAATGGCTGGTGACGGCAGGAGAAGTGACCACCTGGGACCGCCTGGTCCGTGCCCTGCAGCACATCGGCCGCTCTGACATCGCCCGTGAGCTGGGCAAAAACCTGAACCAAGACCGGAGCCTGGAGCTGCGCAGGAACGTGGAGGGATACAGGCGCAGTGTGCAGCATCTCAGCTCCGTGCAGCTGCAGCCCGCAGGGCCGCGGGGCAGGAGGGCACCCCTGGCCGGGGATCTGCTCTTCGAGCGCCGCCGGCCTCCCCGCTACAGCCGCGGCCTCCTGGGCTGGGTCCGGCCCCTGGTCCTTGGCGTCCTGGGAGCCTTCCTCAGCTCCGTGCTCCTCATGGGGACCGTGATGTATTTCTGCCACTGGAGGAGGCTCCTGGGCACCTGA
- the FIGNL2 gene encoding fidgetin-like protein 2 — protein sequence MHWSPEHAQSLNQWPEQHLDVSSTTSSPAHKTELYPSTRQRFNYAWANDDISALTASNLLKRYAEKYSGVLDAPYERPALGAYGDGAFGPINGQKGDGEPWPGAHGSDGTYPLTPIHDGLASAKGVVPPAVPATGGAIGLGSSPVVSANLSDSVYPGNSCGAAAAGSGALGASQEYPSGYGGTYLPSGYCAQPAAALPPPHPPGLHSSGLLQSPHPSPALVPGYGSSGPMYNYASSSYPPQPGYGGIHPPHPSASYLPSGIAAPTPIPAPPPSARPPGVPAYGYQGTGLGALAVPPLGTEAAGTLKRKAFDISGEDDGEGRYRKYSYEQPKSPYPVSDNGECRGNGFSSSGESPQVAFKPGKRPTGAGSAEEHSGKYGRQQMKGMVSPSYGARDAPLRPAEPFEKFSPPLANGERAAEPGPPFPLRLPSKALVFSGAPLEEQPKNIDPLLLELVNTKVVERGPPVQWSDIAGQVSVKAAIEEELLWPILRPSSYSGANHPLRTLLLFGPRGTGKTLLSRCISTQLGSTLLRVSGTTLLSTWKAEAEKILQTVFFVANCRQPSVVLITEAESLLAARVGEDGGQASSLKSQLLSYLDNVATSSEHNVVVIGTTARPGSMDEASHRRFGTRLYIAPPDGEARRHILRQALAQQSCCLSEHELAALAQRTESFSGAELLRLCQHAEATARRALPGPPTSYQDLEKAFCKVHPAMSQKELDLFLEWDKMYGTRH from the coding sequence ATGCACTGGTCACCAGAGCATGCCCAGTCCCTGAACCAGTGGCCGGAGCAGCACCTGGATGTCTCCTCCACGACCTCCTCACCGGCCCACAAGACCGAGCTGTACCCCAGCACCCGCCAGCGCTTCAACTACGCCTGGGCCAACGACGACATCTCGGCGCTGACAGCCTCCAACCTCCTCAAGAGGTACGCCGAGAAGTACTCGGGGGTGCTGGATGCGCCCTACGAGCGCCCGGCACTCGGCGCCTACGGGGATGGCGCCTTTGGCCCCATTAATGGGCAGAAGGGGGATGGGGAGCCCTGGCCAGGGGCACATGGCTCTGATGGCACCTACCCCCTGACCCCCATCCACGATGGCCTGGCCAGTGCCAAGGGTGTGGTGCCACCCGCCGTCCCTGCCACCGGTGGGGCCATTGGGCTGGGGAGCTCCCCAGTGGTGTCGGCTAACCTCAGTGACTCCGTGTACCCCGGGAACTCCTGCGGGGCGGCTGCTGCCGGCTCTGGGGCACTTGGGGCATCTCAGGAGTACCCCTCAGGCTATGGTGGCACCTACTTGCCTTCTGGCTActgtgcccagccagcagcagcgcTGCCCCCGCCACACCCTCCTGGCCTccacagctcagggctcctgcagTCTCCACACCCCTCACCCGCCCTGGTGCCAGGCTACGGCTCCTCGGGCCCCATGTACAACTATGCCAGCAGCAGCTACCCGCCCCAGCCGGGCTATGGGGGCATCCACCCACCCCACCCCTCTGCCTCCTACCTGCCCTCTGGCATTGCTGCACCCACCCCCATCCCGGCCCCACCGCCCTCCGCCCGCCCACCAGGGGTCCCTGCCTATGGCTAccagggcactgggctgggTGCCCTGGCCGTGCCACCCCTGGGCACTGAGGCAGCAGGCACGCTGAAGAGGAAGGCATTCGATATCAGCGGAGAGGATGATGGTGAGGGCAGGTACAGGAAATACAGCTATGAGCAGCCAAAGTCCCCCTACCCCGTGTCAGACAATGGCGAGTGCCGGGGCAATGGGTTCAGCAGCAGTGGCGAGTCCCCCCAGGTGGCCTTCAAGCCCGGGAAGCGGCCAACGGGAGCTGGAAGCGCTGAAGAACACAGTGGCAAGTACGGCAGGCAGCAGATGAAGGGGATGGTGTCACCATCCTATGGTGCCAGGGACGCTCCCCTGCGGCCAGCAGAGCCCTTTGAGAAATTCAGCCCACCCCTTGCCAACGGGGAGCGGGCGGCCGAGCCGGGACCACCGTTCCCACTGCGGCTGCCCTCCAAAGCTCTGGTGTTCAGTGGCGCCCCGCTGGAGGAGCAGCCCAAGAACATTGACccactgctcctggagctggtcAACACCAAGGTGGTGGAGCGGGGCCCTCCGGTGCAGTGGTCGGACATTGCCGGGCAGGTGTCGGTGAAGGCGGCCATcgaggaggagctgctgtggcccATCCTGCGGCCCAGCTCCTACAGTGGCGCGAACCACCCGCTGCGGACCCTTCTGCTCTTTGGACCCCGCGGCACAGGAAAGACGCTGCTGAGCCGCTGCATCTCCACCCAGCTGGGCTCCACCCTGCTGAGGGTCAGCGGCACCACGCTGCTGTCCACCTGGAAGGCCGAAGCCGAGAAAATCCTCCAGACCGTGTTCTTCGTGGCCAACTGCCGGCAGCCCTCCGTGGTGCTCATCACCGAGGCTGAGTCCTTGCTGGCGGCGCGGGTGGGTGAGGACGGTGGCCAGGCGAGCAGCCtcaaatcccagctcctctcctaCCTGGACAACGTGGCTACCTCAAGTGAGCACAACGTGGTGGTCATCGGCACCACGGCGCGGCCCGGCAGCATGGACGAGGCGTCGCACCGGCGCTTCGGCACACGGCTGTACATCGCACCACCGGACGGCGAGGCACGGCGCCACATCCTGCGccaggccctggcccagcagagctgctgcctgagtGAGCAcgagctggcagccctggctcaaCGCACCGAGAGCTTTTCCGGCGCCGAGCTGCTGCGGCTCTGCCAGCATGCCGAGGCCACCGCACGCCGCGCGCTGCCGGGACCTCCCACCTCCTACCAGGACCTGGAGAAGGCGTTCTGCAAGGTGCACCCTGCTATGTCCCAGAAGGAGCTGGACTTGTTCCTGGAGTGGGATAAGATGTATGGCACCAGGCACTGA